Proteins from one Pseudomonas grandcourensis genomic window:
- a CDS encoding quinoprotein dehydrogenase-associated SoxYZ-like carrier, which yields MKWRGSCLLACWLSLAAQAGAIDPGKDPVPSVMWAFYHQQFLGNAPFVFDERVKLLAPPFAEDARQVPLEIDARAFKGEVVKILAWAELNPLPKIVDFQPLNSVLPWLSLRIRIEQATPLRAAVLTRDGLWHVGSTLIDAAGGGCTAPSVVRTQPGWEEHIGEVLGGRYPRGEFSRLRLQVAHPMDNGMVSGIPEFFINHAELRDHNEQVLARLELFPAVSENPNLAFDIEGAGQTRLLLRDNSGNEFDASIL from the coding sequence ATGAAATGGCGAGGGAGTTGTCTGTTGGCCTGCTGGTTGAGCCTGGCGGCACAGGCTGGCGCTATCGATCCCGGTAAAGACCCGGTGCCATCGGTGATGTGGGCCTTCTATCACCAGCAGTTTCTCGGCAATGCGCCGTTCGTTTTCGATGAGCGAGTCAAGTTGCTGGCGCCGCCGTTTGCCGAAGATGCCCGGCAGGTGCCGCTGGAAATCGACGCCCGGGCGTTCAAAGGCGAGGTGGTGAAAATCCTCGCCTGGGCAGAGCTGAACCCGTTGCCGAAAATCGTCGACTTCCAGCCGCTGAATTCGGTTTTGCCCTGGCTGTCGTTGCGCATTCGCATCGAACAGGCCACGCCCTTGCGCGCGGCGGTGTTGACCCGTGACGGGTTGTGGCATGTCGGTTCGACCCTGATCGACGCCGCAGGTGGCGGCTGCACCGCGCCGAGCGTGGTGCGGACTCAACCGGGCTGGGAGGAGCACATCGGCGAAGTGCTCGGCGGCCGCTATCCCCGGGGTGAATTCAGCCGTTTGCGATTGCAGGTGGCCCATCCCATGGACAACGGCATGGTCAGCGGCATTCCGGAATTCTTCATCAACCATGCCGAGCTGCGCGACCACAACGAGCAAGTGCTGGCCCGGCTGGAGCTGTTTCCCGCGGTCAGCGAAAACCCCAACCTGGCCTTCGACATCGAGGGGGCAGGGCAAACGCGCCTGCTGCTACGGGACAACAGCGGCAATGAGTTCGATGCGTCGATCCTCTGA
- a CDS encoding quinoprotein relay system zinc metallohydrolase 1, with translation MRWILLMVLSVSLPALADLEYSLKPRQIAQDTWLLEGSTDNFAKANGGNIVNTAFIVTERGVVVIDTGPSRRYGEAMRKAIAATTDKPVIEVLLTHHHPDHVLGNQAFSDVPIAALAGTTELLHQQGDAMAENMYRMVGDWMRGTEVVLPTQTLTPGVKSFGNHDLRLLSLGGHTGADLAILDQQTGVLFAGDLVFYQRALTTPNSPGLAVWLADIATLQGLPWTQVVPGHGPVSSDPQPFEQMHDYLTWLDQLMRDGAANGSDMAEMIRSPIPERFAGINLSRYELIRSVSHLYPRYERERMTRVDSNAKK, from the coding sequence ATGCGCTGGATCCTGTTGATGGTGCTGAGCGTCAGTCTGCCGGCCCTGGCCGATCTCGAGTACTCACTCAAGCCCCGGCAGATCGCCCAGGACACCTGGCTGCTGGAAGGCAGCACCGATAATTTTGCCAAGGCCAACGGCGGCAATATCGTCAACACCGCGTTCATCGTCACCGAGCGCGGAGTGGTGGTGATCGACACCGGGCCGTCCCGGCGTTACGGCGAAGCGATGCGCAAGGCCATTGCCGCCACGACCGACAAGCCGGTGATCGAGGTCTTGCTGACCCATCACCACCCGGACCATGTGCTGGGTAATCAGGCCTTCAGCGACGTACCGATCGCTGCCTTGGCCGGCACCACCGAGCTGCTGCACCAGCAAGGCGATGCCATGGCCGAGAATATGTACCGCATGGTCGGCGACTGGATGCGTGGCACCGAAGTGGTGCTGCCGACGCAGACGCTGACACCCGGCGTGAAAAGTTTTGGGAATCACGATCTGCGTCTGCTGAGCCTGGGTGGGCATACGGGCGCGGATCTGGCTATTCTCGACCAGCAAACCGGCGTGTTGTTTGCCGGGGACCTGGTGTTTTATCAACGGGCCCTGACCACGCCCAACAGTCCGGGGCTGGCGGTGTGGCTGGCGGACATCGCGACCCTGCAAGGCTTGCCCTGGACGCAGGTCGTGCCGGGCCACGGGCCGGTGTCGAGCGATCCACAACCCTTCGAGCAGATGCACGATTACCTGACCTGGCTTGATCAGCTGATGCGCGACGGCGCCGCCAATGGCAGCGACATGGCCGAGATGATCCGCAGCCCCATCCCCGAACGCTTCGCCGGGATCAACCTGAGCCGCTACGAACTGATCCGCAGCGTCAGTCATCTGTACCCGCGCTACGAGCGCGAGCGGATGACGCGGGTGGATTCCAACGCAAAAAAATGA
- a CDS encoding PQQ-dependent methanol/ethanol family dehydrogenase, with amino-acid sequence MTQPARRQPFVLSLLLSAMLLSGQALAGVSDQDILQDPKNPEQVVTNGLGVQGQRYSPLDILNVDNVKELRPVWAFSFGGEKQRGQQAQPMVKDGVMYMTGSYSRVFAVDARTGKKLWQYDARLPDDIRPCCDVINRGVALYGDLVIFGTLDAKLVALNKDTGKVVWSKKVADHKEGYSISAAPLVINGKLITGVAGGEFGVVGKIEAYDPKNGDLLWTRPTVEGHMGYVYKDGKAVENGISGGEAGKTWPGDLWKTGGAAPWLGGYYDPETNLLLFGTGNPAPWNSHLRPGDNLYSSSRLALDPDDGTIKWHFQSTPHDGWDYDGVNELVSFNYSEGGKEIKAAATADRNGFFYVLDRTNGKFIRGFPFVDKITWATGLDKNGRPIYNEASRPGAPGSEVKGSSVFVAPAFLGAKNWMPMAYNKDTGLFYVPSNEWGMDIWNEGIAYKKGAAFLGAGFTIKPLNEDYIGVLRAIDPKTGKEVWRHKNYAPLWGGVLTTKGNLVFTGTPEGFLQAFNAKTGEKVWEFQTGSGVLGSPITWEMDGEQYVSVLSGWGGAVPLWGGEVAKRIKDFNQGGMLWTFKLPKDLVAKH; translated from the coding sequence ATGACCCAACCCGCACGTCGCCAGCCCTTCGTCTTGAGCCTGCTGCTCAGTGCCATGCTGTTGTCCGGCCAGGCATTGGCCGGGGTTTCCGACCAGGACATTCTCCAGGACCCGAAGAACCCGGAACAGGTCGTGACCAACGGCCTCGGCGTTCAAGGGCAGCGCTATAGCCCGCTGGATATTCTCAATGTCGACAACGTCAAGGAGCTGCGTCCGGTCTGGGCGTTTTCCTTCGGCGGTGAAAAACAGCGTGGCCAGCAAGCGCAGCCGATGGTCAAGGACGGCGTGATGTACATGACCGGTTCCTACTCCCGGGTGTTCGCCGTGGATGCACGCACCGGCAAGAAACTCTGGCAATACGATGCACGCCTGCCGGATGACATCCGTCCTTGCTGCGACGTGATCAACCGTGGCGTCGCGCTGTATGGCGACCTGGTGATTTTCGGCACCCTCGACGCCAAGCTCGTGGCGCTGAACAAGGACACCGGCAAGGTGGTCTGGAGCAAGAAAGTCGCCGACCATAAGGAAGGCTACTCGATCAGCGCCGCACCGCTGGTGATCAACGGCAAGCTGATTACCGGCGTGGCTGGTGGCGAGTTCGGCGTGGTGGGCAAGATCGAGGCCTACGACCCGAAAAACGGAGATCTGCTGTGGACCCGGCCAACGGTCGAAGGCCATATGGGCTACGTCTACAAGGACGGCAAAGCGGTGGAAAACGGCATCTCCGGCGGCGAAGCGGGCAAGACCTGGCCGGGCGATCTCTGGAAAACCGGCGGCGCGGCCCCTTGGCTGGGCGGCTATTACGACCCGGAAACCAACCTGCTGCTGTTCGGTACCGGCAACCCGGCGCCGTGGAACTCGCACCTGCGCCCTGGCGACAACCTCTATTCCTCGTCGCGCCTGGCGCTCGACCCGGACGACGGCACCATCAAGTGGCACTTCCAGAGCACGCCCCACGACGGTTGGGACTACGACGGCGTGAACGAACTGGTGTCGTTCAACTACAGCGAAGGCGGCAAGGAGATCAAGGCGGCGGCCACTGCCGACCGTAACGGTTTCTTCTACGTGCTGGATCGTACCAACGGCAAATTCATCCGTGGCTTCCCGTTCGTGGACAAGATCACCTGGGCCACCGGCCTGGACAAGAACGGCCGGCCGATCTACAACGAGGCCAGCCGTCCCGGCGCCCCGGGCTCGGAAGTCAAGGGCAGTTCGGTGTTCGTAGCACCGGCGTTCCTCGGCGCGAAAAACTGGATGCCGATGGCTTACAACAAAGACACCGGGCTGTTCTATGTGCCGTCCAACGAATGGGGTATGGACATCTGGAACGAAGGCATCGCCTACAAGAAAGGCGCTGCGTTCCTCGGCGCAGGCTTCACCATCAAACCGTTGAACGAAGACTACATCGGCGTGCTGCGGGCCATCGATCCGAAAACCGGCAAGGAAGTGTGGCGCCACAAGAACTACGCGCCGCTGTGGGGCGGGGTGCTGACCACCAAGGGCAATCTGGTGTTCACCGGCACGCCTGAAGGCTTCCTGCAGGCTTTCAACGCCAAGACCGGCGAAAAGGTCTGGGAATTCCAGACCGGTTCCGGCGTGCTCGGCTCGCCCATCACCTGGGAAATGGACGGCGAACAGTACGTCTCGGTGCTCTCCGGCTGGGGCGGTGCGGTACCGCTGTGGGGCGGCGAAGTGGCCAAGCGCATCAAGGACTTCAACCAGGGCGGCATGCTCTGGACCTTCAAGCTGCCCAAGGACCTCGTTGCCAAGCACTGA
- a CDS encoding aldehyde dehydrogenase family protein has protein sequence MIYAQPGTPGAVITFKPRYGNFIGGEFVAPINGEYFTNTSPVNGEVIAEFPRSSAADIDKALDAAHAAADAWGKTSAQDRSLVLLKIADRIEQNLEVLAVTETWDNGKAVRETLNADVPLAADHFRYFAGCIRAQEGGAAEINELTTAYHFHEPLGVVGQIIPWNFPLLMAAWKLAPALAAGNCIVLKPAEQTPLSIMVFAELIADLLPAGVLNIVQGFGREAGEALATSKRIAKIAFTGSTPVGAHIMHCAAENIIPSTVELGGKSPNIFFEDIMNAEPAFIEKAAEGLVLAFFNQGEVCTCPSRALVQESIYEPFMVEVMKKIVKIKRGNPLDTETMVGAQASEQQYDKILSYLTIAQEEGAELLTGGAAERLEGDLSSGYYIQPTLLKGHNKMRVFQEEIFGPVVGITTFKDEAEALAIANDSEFGLGAGLWTRDINRAYRMGRAIKAGRVWTNCYHLYPAHAAFGGYKKSGVGRENHKMMLDHYQQTKNLLVSYDINPLGFF, from the coding sequence ATGATCTACGCACAACCCGGAACCCCAGGCGCCGTCATTACTTTCAAACCACGCTACGGCAACTTCATCGGTGGCGAGTTTGTCGCTCCGATCAATGGCGAGTACTTCACCAACACCTCGCCGGTCAACGGTGAAGTGATCGCCGAATTCCCGCGCTCCAGCGCCGCCGACATCGACAAGGCCCTCGACGCCGCGCATGCCGCAGCGGATGCCTGGGGCAAGACCTCGGCCCAGGACCGCTCCCTGGTGCTGCTGAAAATCGCCGATCGCATCGAGCAGAACCTTGAGGTGCTGGCCGTCACCGAAACCTGGGACAACGGCAAGGCCGTGCGCGAAACCCTGAACGCCGACGTGCCGCTGGCGGCCGACCACTTCCGTTACTTCGCTGGCTGCATCCGCGCCCAGGAAGGCGGGGCTGCCGAGATCAACGAACTGACCACGGCCTATCACTTCCACGAACCGCTGGGTGTGGTCGGGCAGATCATTCCGTGGAACTTCCCGCTGCTGATGGCCGCCTGGAAACTCGCCCCGGCCCTGGCCGCCGGCAACTGCATCGTGCTCAAGCCTGCCGAGCAAACGCCGCTGTCGATCATGGTCTTCGCCGAGCTGATCGCCGACTTGCTGCCAGCGGGCGTGCTGAACATCGTCCAGGGCTTCGGTCGCGAAGCCGGCGAGGCCCTGGCCACCAGCAAGCGCATCGCCAAGATCGCCTTCACCGGCTCGACCCCGGTGGGCGCGCACATCATGCATTGCGCCGCCGAGAACATCATCCCGAGCACCGTCGAACTGGGCGGCAAGTCGCCGAACATCTTCTTCGAAGACATCATGAATGCGGAGCCGGCGTTCATCGAAAAAGCCGCCGAAGGCCTGGTGCTGGCGTTCTTCAACCAGGGCGAAGTCTGCACCTGCCCGTCCCGGGCGCTGGTGCAGGAGTCGATCTACGAGCCGTTCATGGTCGAGGTGATGAAGAAGATCGTCAAGATCAAGCGCGGCAATCCGCTGGACACTGAAACCATGGTCGGTGCCCAGGCGTCCGAGCAGCAATACGACAAGATCCTCTCGTACCTGACCATTGCCCAGGAGGAGGGCGCCGAGCTGCTCACCGGCGGTGCGGCTGAACGTCTGGAAGGCGACCTGTCCAGCGGCTATTACATCCAGCCGACCCTGCTCAAGGGGCACAACAAGATGCGCGTGTTCCAGGAAGAAATCTTCGGCCCGGTGGTGGGTATCACCACCTTCAAGGATGAAGCCGAAGCCCTGGCGATTGCCAACGACAGCGAGTTCGGCCTCGGTGCCGGCCTGTGGACCCGCGACATCAACCGCGCCTACCGCATGGGTCGGGCGATCAAGGCCGGGCGCGTGTGGACCAACTGCTACCACCTGTACCCGGCGCACGCCGCGTTCGGTGGCTACAAGAAGTCCGGCGTTGGTCGGGAAAACCACAAGATGATGCTCGATCACTACCAGCAGACCAAAAACCTGCTGGTGAGCTACGACATCAATCCGCTGGGCTTCTTCTGA
- the pqqA gene encoding pyrroloquinoline quinone precursor peptide PqqA, which produces MWTKPAFTDLRIGFEVTMYFANR; this is translated from the coding sequence ATGTGGACTAAACCCGCGTTTACCGATCTGCGCATTGGCTTCGAAGTGACGATGTATTTCGCCAACCGTTGA
- the pqqB gene encoding pyrroloquinoline quinone biosynthesis protein PqqB, with amino-acid sequence MHIRVLGSAAGGGFPQWNCNCRQCAGVRNGNLRAQRRTQSSIALSDDGVEWVLCNASPDIRAQLESFAPLQPARRLRDSAIAGIVLLDSQIDHCTGLLSLREGCPHEVWCTERVHQDLSSGFPLFNMLGHWTGGLLWQPLGLDRQPFSIAACGHLQFRAIPLVSNAPPYSPNRGNPQPGDTIGLFIEDLRNGASLFYAPGLGRIDDEVLGWMQRADCLLLDGTLWRDDEMRICEVGQSMGSEMGHLPQSGPGGMLEVLEGFNRQRKVLIHINNTNPILDEDSAERALLERRGIEVAYDGMSIEL; translated from the coding sequence ATGCACATCCGCGTTCTCGGTTCCGCCGCTGGCGGTGGTTTCCCGCAGTGGAACTGCAACTGCCGCCAGTGCGCCGGTGTGCGCAATGGCAACCTGCGGGCACAGCGCCGTACGCAGTCGTCGATTGCCCTGAGTGACGACGGTGTGGAGTGGGTGCTGTGCAATGCTTCACCGGACATTCGCGCGCAACTCGAGAGTTTTGCGCCATTGCAACCGGCGCGGCGCCTGCGTGACAGCGCCATCGCCGGCATCGTGCTGCTGGACAGCCAGATCGACCATTGCACCGGTTTGCTCAGCCTGCGCGAAGGCTGCCCGCATGAGGTGTGGTGCACCGAGCGCGTGCATCAGGACCTGAGCAGCGGTTTCCCGTTGTTCAACATGCTTGGGCATTGGACCGGCGGATTGCTCTGGCAACCGCTCGGCCTCGATCGCCAGCCGTTCAGCATCGCGGCCTGCGGACATTTGCAATTTCGCGCGATTCCCCTGGTGAGCAACGCGCCGCCGTATTCGCCCAATCGCGGCAACCCGCAACCGGGCGACACCATTGGCCTGTTCATTGAAGACCTGCGCAACGGCGCCTCGCTGTTCTATGCCCCGGGCCTTGGCCGAATCGACGATGAAGTGCTGGGCTGGATGCAGCGTGCCGATTGCCTGTTGCTGGATGGCACCCTGTGGCGCGACGACGAGATGCGTATCTGCGAAGTCGGCCAGAGCATGGGCAGCGAAATGGGGCACCTCCCACAAAGCGGCCCCGGCGGGATGCTTGAAGTGCTGGAGGGCTTCAATCGCCAGCGCAAGGTGCTGATCCACATCAACAACACCAATCCCATTCTCGATGAAGACTCGGCCGAGCGGGCGCTGCTGGAGCGGCGGGGTATTGAAGTGGCTTATGACGGCATGAGTATTGAGCTGTAG
- the pqqC gene encoding pyrroloquinoline-quinone synthase PqqC, with amino-acid sequence MTDTPMSPTEFEATLRAKGAYYHIHHPYHQAMYAGRASREQIQGWVANRFYYQVNIPLKDAAILANCPDRDVRREWLQRILDHDGVPGSEGGIEAWLRLGEAVGLDREQILSQELVLPGVRFAVDAYVNFARRACWQEAASSSLTELFAPQIHQSRLDAWPTHYPWIDVAGYDYFRTRLSQARRDVEHGLRITLAHYVTAEGQQRMLEILQFKLDVLWSMLDAMSMAYELERPPYHTVTGNNVWHRGIAL; translated from the coding sequence ATGACTGACACCCCCATGTCCCCCACAGAATTCGAAGCCACCCTGCGCGCCAAGGGCGCCTACTACCACATCCACCATCCCTACCACCAAGCGATGTACGCCGGCCGCGCCAGCCGCGAGCAGATCCAGGGCTGGGTCGCCAACCGCTTCTACTATCAGGTCAACATCCCCCTGAAGGACGCCGCGATTCTCGCCAACTGCCCGGACCGCGACGTGCGCCGGGAGTGGCTGCAACGGATTCTCGACCACGACGGTGTCCCCGGCAGTGAAGGCGGTATCGAAGCCTGGCTGCGCCTGGGCGAAGCGGTGGGGCTGGATCGCGAGCAGATCCTGTCCCAGGAACTGGTGCTGCCCGGCGTGCGTTTCGCCGTGGATGCCTACGTCAATTTCGCTCGCCGCGCCTGTTGGCAGGAAGCGGCCAGTAGCTCGCTGACCGAGTTGTTCGCGCCGCAGATCCATCAGTCGCGACTCGACGCCTGGCCGACCCATTACCCGTGGATCGACGTCGCCGGCTACGACTACTTCCGCACGCGCCTGAGCCAGGCGCGGCGCGATGTCGAGCATGGCTTGCGCATCACCCTGGCGCACTACGTGACCGCCGAGGGGCAACAACGCATGCTGGAGATCCTGCAGTTCAAGCTCGACGTGCTGTGGAGCATGCTCGATGCCATGAGCATGGCCTACGAGCTGGAACGCCCGCCGTATCACACGGTCACCGGCAACAACGTCTGGCACCGGGGGATCGCCCTGTGA
- the pqqD gene encoding pyrroloquinoline quinone biosynthesis peptide chaperone PqqD gives MSLIDRQQSPALRRGFRLQWEPRQDCHVLLYPEGMIKLNASAGQILDLVDGQRSVAAIIDRLSASFPGVPGIDEDVLAFLEVAHAQFWIE, from the coding sequence GTGAGCCTGATCGATCGCCAGCAGTCGCCGGCCTTGCGCCGCGGTTTTCGTCTGCAGTGGGAGCCCCGTCAGGACTGCCACGTGCTGCTGTACCCCGAAGGCATGATCAAGCTCAACGCCAGTGCCGGACAGATTCTCGACCTGGTGGATGGCCAGCGCAGCGTGGCGGCGATCATTGATCGATTGAGCGCCAGTTTCCCCGGGGTTCCGGGGATCGACGAAGACGTGCTGGCGTTTCTGGAGGTGGCCCATGCGCAATTCTGGATCGAGTGA
- the pqqE gene encoding pyrroloquinoline quinone biosynthesis protein PqqE: protein MRNSGSSETLPGPPLWLLAELTYRCPLQCPYCSNPLDFARHGEELSTQEWIRVFREARDMGAAQLGFSGGEPLVRQDLAELIKAARDMGYYTNLITSGIGLTEQKVRDFKVAGLDHIQISFQAADEAVNNMLAGSRKAFAQKLAMARAVKAQGYPMVLNFVTHRHNIDRIAQIIELCLELEADFVELATCQFYGWAELNRVGLLPTREQLQRAERITNEYRQRLEAQGHPCKLIFVTPDYYEERPKTCMNGWANLFLDITPDGTALPCHSARQLPVQFPNVREHSLSHIWNDSFGFNRFRGDAWMKEPCRSCDEKHKDLGGCRCQAFMLTGDASNADPVCSKSPHHGVILKAREEADAPGLGIEHLTLRNAKASQLIYRG from the coding sequence ATGCGCAATTCTGGATCGAGTGAGACACTGCCGGGGCCGCCGTTGTGGCTGCTCGCCGAGCTGACCTACCGTTGTCCGCTGCAATGTCCCTATTGCTCCAATCCACTGGATTTTGCCCGGCACGGCGAGGAACTGAGCACGCAAGAATGGATTCGCGTATTCCGTGAAGCGCGGGACATGGGCGCCGCGCAATTGGGCTTTTCCGGTGGCGAGCCATTGGTTCGCCAGGACCTCGCCGAACTGATCAAGGCCGCCCGGGACATGGGCTACTACACCAACCTGATCACCTCCGGCATCGGCCTGACCGAGCAGAAGGTGCGCGACTTCAAGGTGGCCGGGCTGGACCATATCCAGATCAGCTTCCAGGCCGCCGACGAAGCGGTGAACAACATGCTCGCCGGCTCGCGCAAGGCCTTTGCCCAGAAACTCGCGATGGCCCGTGCGGTGAAAGCCCAGGGCTATCCGATGGTGCTGAACTTCGTCACCCATCGGCACAACATCGACCGGATCGCGCAGATCATCGAGCTGTGTCTGGAGCTGGAAGCGGACTTCGTCGAATTGGCCACCTGCCAGTTCTATGGCTGGGCCGAACTCAACCGCGTCGGCCTGTTGCCCACCCGTGAGCAACTGCAGCGTGCCGAGCGCATCACCAATGAATACCGCCAACGCCTCGAAGCCCAGGGCCACCCGTGCAAGCTGATCTTCGTCACCCCGGATTACTACGAGGAGCGTCCCAAGACCTGCATGAACGGCTGGGCCAACCTGTTTCTCGACATCACCCCCGACGGCACGGCCCTGCCTTGCCACAGCGCCCGGCAGTTGCCGGTGCAGTTTCCCAACGTGCGCGAGCACAGCCTCTCGCACATCTGGAACGACTCGTTCGGCTTCAACCGTTTTCGCGGCGATGCCTGGATGAAGGAGCCGTGCCGCTCCTGCGATGAAAAGCACAAGGACCTGGGCGGGTGTCGCTGCCAGGCTTTCATGCTGACTGGCGATGCCAGCAATGCCGACCCGGTGTGCAGCAAGTCCCCGCACCACGGGGTGATCCTCAAGGCCCGCGAGGAAGCGGACGCGCCGGGGTTGGGGATCGAACACCTGACGCTACGCAACGCGAAGGCTTCGCAGCTGATCTATCGCGGCTAG
- the ercA gene encoding alcohol dehydrogenase-like regulatory protein ErcA has protein sequence MSQSLNQLRKFVSPEIIFGAGSRHSVGNYAKTFGARKVLVVSDPGVIAAGWVADVEASLQALGIQYCLYSDVSPNPRVEEVMLGAEMYRENHCDVIVAVGGGSPMDCGKGIGIVVAHGRSILDFEGVDTIRVPSPPLILIPTTAGTSADVSQFVIISNQQERMKFSIVSKAVVPDVSLIDPETTLSMDPFLSACTGIDALVHAIEAFVSTGHGPLTDPHALEAMRLINGNLVQMIANPTDIALREKIMLGSMQAGLAFSNAILGAVHAMSHSLGGFLDLPHGLCNAVLVEHVVAFNYNSSPDRFKVIAETLGIDCRGLNHRQICGRLVEHLIALKHAIGFHETLGLHGVRTSDIPFLSQHAMHDPCILTNPRESSQRDVEVVYGEAL, from the coding sequence ATGAGCCAGAGTCTCAACCAGCTGCGCAAGTTCGTTTCACCTGAAATCATCTTCGGTGCCGGTAGCCGGCACAGTGTCGGCAATTACGCGAAGACCTTTGGCGCACGCAAGGTCCTGGTGGTCAGTGATCCCGGCGTGATTGCCGCCGGTTGGGTCGCCGATGTCGAGGCCAGCCTGCAAGCGCTGGGCATCCAGTATTGCCTGTACTCCGATGTCTCGCCCAACCCTCGGGTCGAAGAGGTGATGCTCGGCGCCGAGATGTACCGGGAAAACCACTGCGACGTGATCGTCGCCGTCGGTGGCGGCAGCCCGATGGACTGCGGCAAAGGCATTGGCATCGTCGTTGCCCATGGCCGCAGCATTCTCGATTTCGAGGGCGTGGACACCATCCGTGTGCCCAGCCCGCCGCTGATCCTGATACCGACCACCGCCGGCACCTCGGCCGACGTCTCGCAATTCGTGATCATTTCCAACCAGCAGGAGCGCATGAAGTTCTCCATCGTCAGCAAGGCGGTGGTGCCGGATGTTTCGCTGATCGACCCGGAAACCACCCTGAGCATGGACCCGTTCCTGTCGGCCTGTACCGGCATCGACGCGTTGGTGCATGCCATCGAAGCCTTCGTGTCCACCGGCCACGGGCCACTGACCGATCCCCATGCGCTAGAGGCGATGCGCCTGATCAATGGCAACCTGGTGCAAATGATCGCCAACCCGACCGACATCGCCCTGCGCGAGAAGATCATGCTCGGCAGCATGCAGGCCGGGCTGGCGTTCTCCAACGCCATCCTCGGCGCCGTGCATGCCATGTCCCACAGCCTCGGCGGCTTTCTCGATCTGCCCCACGGCCTGTGCAACGCGGTACTCGTCGAGCACGTGGTGGCCTTCAATTACAACTCGTCGCCAGATCGCTTCAAGGTGATCGCCGAGACATTGGGCATCGACTGCCGAGGCCTGAATCACCGGCAGATCTGCGGGCGCCTGGTCGAACACCTGATCGCCCTCAAGCACGCCATCGGCTTTCACGAAACCCTCGGCTTGCATGGCGTCAGGACCTCGGACATTCCGTTCCTGTCGCAGCATGCGATGCACGATCCGTGCATCCTGACCAACCCGCGCGAATCCAGCCAGCGTGATGTCGAGGTCGTCTATGGCGAAGCCCTCTGA